The window aatttttgttcttcttcttgcgtttaaagcaagtagttcgattatttttgctttttaattttcgtttcatttgtagtttaagttcaccatcacttgagcttatgctcgagtggtcttcaaatgttctatgtcccaaatccttcctgttctttggaaggttattgtgttcaacatgttcatcatgtgcattgtgcaccatttcatatgtcatcaatgaaccaattagttcttcaagtggtaagttgtttagatttttaacttcttgtattgcagttacttttgaatcccactttttagaaagagaacgcaaaattttgtttacgagttcaaaatccgaaaaacattttccaagagctcttaaactattgacgacatccgtgaaacgggtgtacatgtcgcctatagtctcgcttggttgcatttgaaaaagctcgaaatcatgcaataaaaagttaactttcgagtctttgactctactagttccctcgtgcgtgatttcaagtgttcgccaaatgtcaaaagccgtttcgcacgtggaaatccgattgaactcatttttgtccaaagcgcaaaataaggcattcatagcctttgcgtttaaagaaaaatacttcttttccaaatccgaccattcgttcatcggtttagagggaagttgaaaaccgttttcaacgatattccataaatccagatttggagaaatcaagaaaactctcattcgagttttccaataagtgtagtccaatccgttaaagaacggtggacgaaagaccgacaagccctcttgaagagccatttctctcgggtgtaaatccgaaatgagaaataacccgctctgataccaattgttaggatcgagagcactaagaggggggggtgaattagtgcagcagaaatcttacagcaatttaaaaccgaaaggtgcgttcgttcgataaaatctattatgatgcaaaagccgattcacagtttgtatttaatcgcagtttgtgactaagcgcagattgcgtccaagttcagtttacgtctaaactcagttttacgtctaaacacagttttacgtctaaacgcagttttacgtctaaacgcagttttacgtctaaacacagttttgcgtctgaacgcagttttacgtctaaactcagttttacgtctaaacgcagttttacgtctaaacgcagttttacgtctaaacgcagttttgcgtctgaatgcagtattacgtctaaacgcagttctacgtctaaacgcagttttacgtctaaacgcagttttgcgtctgaacgcagttttacgtctaaacgcagttttacgtctaaacgcagttttgcgtctaaacgtagttttacgtctaaacgcagatactgaactttgaaaagcgttttatgaatgcgcagaaagcagtttgcagttataaatggaatcaatacgttaacgtaaactacaatgtaaagatcgtacgaaaacaccgatttacgtcttaatgcagattctgaaagatctgaacttagagaatcgttcgtaaaagcgcagagggcagtagctatgtaggaggtttgcagtaatggtaaagtgctcaaaataaacgcaaaccagagatttagagtggttcggtcagccttgacctactccacttttggcttcctccactaatgaggttgccgacgtcaactagaggccttccttcaataggcgaaggccaactgcccttttacagtttctctccttttgacaggctcaggagacaacccttacagatcctttctctcctctctttacaactcaagacttgaagaacagaagagaagagaacttttggactttacacaagtttgagctcttagaatcactgaaaagatcaagaattcggtgtggatctgtatcttttctgtgctgaatgggtggggtatttataggccccaacccagttcaattttggagctcaaaacgatcaaatcccggaattccgggatcaggcagttgcacctcttgactggagaggtggcaccgcttggcagagctcgaagactaagctcaggcgattgcacctctctgccagagctcgaagactgagctcggtggttgcaccgcttggcagagctcgaagactgagctcggtggttgcaccgcctggcagagctcgaagtctgagctcggtggttgcatcacctggcagagctcgaaactgagctcaggctgatgcacctctctgccagaactcgaagattgagctcggtggttgcaccgcctggcagagctcgaagactgagctcggtggttgcaccgcctggcagagctcgaagtctgagctcggtggttgctccgcctggcagagctcgaaacttgagctctggcggtgctacctcttgacagaggaggttgcaccgcccagtctcgcttggagactgagccctgggcggttgcacctcttggctggggcggttgcaccgcccagtctcgctgggagacttagcctgggcggtgctacctccaaccctggcgttggcacctctttcactattccagctcacttggtttggctccaaacttggtccaaaccagtccgaacttgggcctaattggcccctacttgggttataggattaacacctaatcctaaccctaattaacgtgctacctatgaatttaaagacattttctaagctattacaaagtccgcaagtcaagacttcttctggcgagcttccggcaaacttccggcggtcttctgatgaactctcggaaaccattctgcggactcccggcaagctcctagacttcacgatttgatcttagcgagttccaacgagcttcgtcggcaagctccgatctttttcggcgagctccgtgaacttccaacgaaccttccggtgagcttccgaaaaacccttcggcaagctcccaactcattctcggctagttccggtagcattcccgacgaaccttcggacttccgtcgaactctcgaactcgcaacaaatccttcgcgcttgactccgacactttgtttcgctttatgtcttcattgttatcatagttaatcctgcacaacaaaacaaaactttgatcgagacaattaatcctaagcaattaaccaagttgtccgacatgtcattggtccctcgacgcttcgtccgattctttggcgcatcgtcctcttctgcagcctattgcccaatcggccagtcgactccgcaactccgatatccttggcacaatacccgctcttcttggcccgatgcccgagtccacggcccgaagccttctgtcgatacgttgaccgatccaccggcccgacgtccaatcttctgacatgttccttcggcacaacatgattttcctgctttgattgtctcatcctgatcgaagcatcctgcgtcactcaaaacgcagattaaatcataaacatatatcaagtagtttcatcatcaaaatacgagattcaacaccttgaattttcgaaaattatcaaatgtttcagatttcaatttcaaaaaatatacccaactcatgcgactataatcatccgtcaacaataaaaaatattgacttccaccaaatgattttgtattcataggtccacataagtcagcatgaactaattcaagacaattagatgctctccatgcttttccaataggaaatgattttctactttgtttgccataaatacaaccttcacatacatcaagtgtattaatcttaggcaatccaaaaaccattcctttttgacttaacaaccttaaacctttaatgttaaggtgtccatatcttaaatgccataaactagactcattcttttgagttgtgataagcacatgtctttcaatatttgacacatcaagtggaaacatcttgttttgtgtcatgcaaacatttactataatcaaaccagatttcttatctctaatagtgcatgaaccatcatcaaatattactgaatacccatcatttactaattgtccaacactcaacaaattatgtgataaagtaggaacaaagaaaacattatcaaggtattttaccttcctttgatttgtcttcacctcaattgttcctttcccttccacttggatttgcttattatctccaagtctaacattcaacttgtgagtctcatcaatatctctaaatattgattttatgcctgacatatgattagaacatccactatccaaaaaccaaatatcatttgagatgttatgaatttgtgaatgagtcataaacaacttactattttcttcatttttctccacatagcttgcttgcttttctcttttccagcaatctgccttcatgtgaccaaactttttacaatagtgacattgaattccacttttgtaattttgatcataatttgattgcccttgttcatcaaagtgtcctcttcctcttccatttcctctaccacgaaatcctcctctgccacgtcctcttcctgttgattttttgtcttcttttgaggtagaagactcccccttaaccagaaatgctttttcttcacttttttcaagtgacctgttcaaccttacttcatgtgcttccaaggaacccattagttcatcaaatgaataagtagataaatcttttgattcctcaattgcggcaacaacatgatcaaatttcggagttaaacttctcaaaacttttgcaacaattatatgatcaggaagatgttcaccataagatttcatttgactaacaatttcagtcactcgagaaagaaaatcttgcaccgattcattgcttttcatgaacaaaatttcaaactcacgacggaaggtttgaagttttactgtaatcacccttgatgagccttgaaattcattttgaagtatcaaccaggcttgctttgaggttgtcgctgttgcaattcttgagaagatcgtctcatgtacagcttgttgaatgaagaacaatgcctttgagtccttctttctattctccctcagcctgatttcgtcatctggatatgcatatccattctctattaagtcccaaaggtcttgagacttgaatagagtcttcatcttgatactccaaaattcataacttttgcccgagaagattgggataaggggttgagacacggaattgccgttaaaagccataatgcccagttcagattgaaactaggctctgatactacaaatgttggagatggaggagcaaggagaaacagaatactacgatacgagtaagaagaatcatttcgactcaagaaaactgatgtagtattaaaaacaggagaattgataagacacttacaagataccaaatacaCACAGATTCTCTATCTTTCTCTGCTTGCTATCTCAATCTCTCAATCTATATCTCGATGCcttgctacatgaactacggtcctatttataggacctaatgacaaccaccctaaCTACTAGATCACGAGGTGGTtaatgaaaccaccttataactactagattatgattcaagtggttattgaaatcatcatgtaaccactagatcatgataataatctagatagataactagaatcaaatctcaacacgctGCTCCTCCTCCTTCGGCAGCTACAATCCTCTGGTCATTACTAGACCTCCATTGAGTTCTTCAATAACGTCGAGAAGAAGCAGGTTGCACGGTAGGAGGCTGAGCGCTCCAAATTCCTTATTGCTCGTGCCAGTAGGAGAGACACGTCGCCATCATCCAACTCTCCTAGGACGTCATGTTCGCCAACGTTGTCGAGAAGAAGCAGGTTGCACAGTAGGAGGTCGAGCGCTCCAaatcccccgtcgcctcgattcaTCCTTAGGGCAGATTTGAGTGTTTCCATCATCGTCATATGCTTGGCTTGTCACATCAGCAGCGACGAATCCGCAACCATATGCTCCTGTGCCCGCGACCTCCTCGCTCGATATTCGCTAAATTAGTTCATATTctaagcatgtctttttcatctACATATGACGCTCCAATTATTCTTTCCTCGAGAAACAATAGTTCTCCTCAACATACAATACTTATATTCATCAATGCTGCAACTCTAATCCACTTCAAACTATTCAAAAGCGGCAATTATACATCTCGGCAAGCACAATTCTCTGATCTTCTTTTTTGATATGAACTATTAGGTTACATCGACGGCTCTCTCAAATATTCATCAGAAAAAATCTAAATACCTAGAGAACCCATCCCAATAACAGATCCTGATTAGTGGCTACGAAAAGAACGTCTTATTCtataagcaattcaagcctcaatCACTAGCTTCAAAGTACCATTAATATCTTTGTATAATACTACGTTAGAAGCATTGTCAAAGTTACACATTCTCAATGGCATAGGAGACGAATATAAGAAACCGACATCAATAATTCATGTATGAGACTCACCGATGTCATTTAAAGAACTGTATGATAAGTCGATTGATCATTAATAATATTTGaaaagagaaaagaggatgacatgaccaactatcatagctcaattcaatcaaaaatctaaaagaaaaagcAATCAAAGCAATAATGACATCAACAAAGGATCGAACAAGATGTCTTCTGGATACATGGTAATACGTAGAGCCATCATCTTCTATTACACTATCAATCCTTCAATCATGGTGATAACTTTAATCCCAATAGCTTTGTAAATAACTTGTACTAAAACTCTTAGCAGCTTTGGCACCTTAACGATCACAATCAATAGAAGGTCACCTGCTAGCTCTTTGACAAAATTGGGCATACATAGGAAGTGATTATCGTCAAATAAGAGCCGTGGATTCCATCACGAAAGGCACACCaagtaatgataagatatcaaagtgGATTCGAGAACATTTCATTATTTATTGAAAGCAACACCGAATGACAAGGATAACAACGATGATGACAATCATGGCAAGAACCATAATAGTAATCGTTGCTTATTTATTACATCATTCCATAGATAGGAACACGAGCCAGTGAATACACTTAGTTAGGCAATGAGCAGTGAATCCCAATAGCGTCAATGGCTGTACCAGCTCGCCCAAAGAAGCCCAGAATCCTACTCCCCTCCTCTAAAGTAAGGGCGAAGGAAGAGCCAGTCTTGTTACCAACACTTATGGATGCACCCTTGTTGGTATCAAGAGTAAGCAACATCACAATTGCATGTCGCTGATAATTGGATAATGCATGAAAGTATCCGGAGATAGAAGTGAAGTACTCGTCCTCCTCAAGGATGATCTGCAAAAAAGGATCAAGGATTTAACGAGAAACAAACAATGGGAAAAAGAAAACTAATATTGCAATGTATTTTCAAGAGAAATTGGTTTGACTACCAAACGTGTTGCTAGAAAACATTCATCTGGTCGAACCAGTTTATATGGTTGGACAAAGACACGAAGTTGATAAGTGTGtatttatatacacatagatGTATAGATGATATACCTCCTTGGAAGCGCCGGTGGTGGTTCCACGTTTGTAGGTGTGGGAATTACCGTTAAGAATGTAGGTAATCTCCAACCCCACAATGTTATCTCCGTAATAGATTCGAAGTTTGGTAATGTGGTCGGCTTGTCCCATATCCCACACATTCCCTCCGTTGCCACCCCATGGCCCCACCTTCACCATTCTCCCCTGCGTGCATCAGAATAAACACCACATGTCATCCATCCATCTATGTTGTAGTATACGAGCAAGTGTAGTTGAAGAAGTCAGAAAAGGGATGGAATTTTGAAGACTAACAACGCCACTCACCATATTAGCAGCAACCGAGAATAATGAATGGACGCGCACACTCCCTTGGCGGCAGAAGATGCTATTGCAGGACTTGGTGCTGGGAAGGGCATCGGatgagggtatttatagcccaccattctagtttggataagtatgagctgatgtatACATCAAGGAAGAATTGCACCCCTCACCACCACCGTCCAAAAATCTCACGGAAACGTGAAACATGCATATTCCgtgctcttccttttttttattgcttGCATGCAGTGTAATTAATTGTTTGCTAGGAACGAGATGCGAGGACTTCCGACGGAGTCGGTGAGTAAATATGATAATCTTGAACACGGTGGCCGGATGGTTGAGCCCAACAGCACCACTATCTCCTTCCATTGCCTCAGACGACGAGCTCCATCTGCATCTTGTCCTTGTGGATAACCTCCAATTATAAGGAAACATGGATTTGGTGGTCGGCCGCCTCGTCTCCTTCCTTCAGATGAGAAAGGACGGGCTCCATTGTCCACGGCCTGCCTGCTTAGTGCTTAGAGCCTCTAACTTCTTCGTCTCGACTCGTACTTGTCATGACAGAAGCATGCCCATTATTGTCACCAAGGTGAGGTGTGGTTAGGAAAATTATCTATCaagaataatcaaataaatttgattatttcTTATTGACACCTCTAATATTGTTTTGAACATACAAATGCTAATCGATAAAGAattgtttttaaatataattttcagttaCCTAAGGAATATGAATCCTATTATTAAATGGCGAGGAGCCTGATCTCCTGACTTGATAATATGTTGGTTCACTCTAATGTGAACTTTATCATTTATTTCTATCATCATCACTAAAGTTTAAGATTTTTtcgaagaaaaataattatagactctaaaataaaaatcaatcctaGCAGAAGCAAGTATTGAAATAAAGTATTAGATGTCATATCCAGGTAAAGAGAGTTACGCGCTCATGCGTATAAAATCTAGTATATTTTGAAGATGTTAGATGACGAACCGAGTAAATATTTTGACTCTTTATAGCAAATATACCAAATCAAATCTCATCCTCACCACTTACAtttgcaaagaaaaagaaaaaacattgtgACAATGGCTGTATGGATGAGAAAGTATTGTTACAAGAGTTATGGGTTTTGTATTTGAATACAGGTTACATTAGCTTGTAGTGGCCCTAGAGAACTCAAAATGAGATCCTTTATGCTCACACCACTCGTTCCCCAacttttcttttccataaaatCATGACATGCATTTTGGCTAATGACAGGGTTCATAAACTTGAGAGATCTATTCAACATATAAGTTACATATAAATTGAATGGACAAAATCTTGTCGAGGATGGTTCAAACTAAATTGTGAATTGTGATGGTTCGTTTAATGAAATAGATGGCGATATGTTTTGCATGATTTGCTcgccatattatctttattggtggtaggtaaatataataaaaaggcaTTACGTCATATGAAGCGTCGTGGTGATCTAGGAGGGTTTGAATGCGATTTCACGAAATCATGATTTTTGGCGTATCatcataaaatcaaattttgaattcaTCGGACAAATTCAATGCAACTTTATTGTACCATGGACACTTCACGGTCACTGACATTAAATATTTGTTACATAATTTCGAAGACTACGAGTTTATACATGTACATAAGAAGCAATCCAGGTGGCTATTCGGTTGGCCAATCACTCTGGAGTAATAAAATCTTCCTCATTTTAAAAGAAGGGAGTGACCCATGGAATATTTTGTGCTCGTTGATTGGATATCCGAGAATAAATAAGTATTAGACATtctgaaaaattattattattttttatttggacAAAAAAAAGACTTACATtacccaaatcaaatcatcagGCATATCACAAGAACGGCTTCCACGATGATATATTGTTCATATTTACTCGAagaaatgacataggaatgcaacCACCGATTGGATTCAACTATCATCATGTCGTCAATTAGCGTACAATAACCAGTGGACCCGTAACATATTTCTTGTTTTATTCAAAGAAacacaacgacgacgacgacgacaatttCTGCCACTTATTTATCGCCCCAACCAAGCATATACATTGCAGCAGCCTAAGACACAGACACCATTGCGTGACGTGTGTTTAATTTGGTATAGTGCAGTAAACTCCGATTGCCTCGATGGCATCGATGGTAGAACCTTCACGTCCGAAGAAGCCTAGAATCTTACCCTCATCCTCTAGATTTAGGGAGAAATGACTGCCAATCGAATTGCCGGCGCTCACAGAATTGCCCTTGTTGGTCTCAAGGGTAAGTTGTGTTATGAAAACGTCTGTCGTCCACATCGTCTTGAAATATCCAGAGATGAAAGTGAAGTATTCGTCCTCCTCTAGAGTAATCTATACAAGCAATCAAAGATGTAGTTAGACATAAACCACCAAAAAATAGTTAGGGAATTCGCTAGTATCCTAGGAATAATTAATTGTAACCTTTGATCAATAAATACTAAATGCATGTTTTCAGCTTTGACAGTACCTCTTTGTACTGGGGTGCATCACCTCCGACGTGGATGGTCTTCTTCTTGCCGTCGACGGTGAAGGTGAAGTCAAACGCGAATACGGCATcgttgtaatgaattttgacgttGCTAATGTGATCCGCCTGTCTCATATTCCAGGTTTTGCCGCCGTTGCCACCCCATGGTCCTTGCTGGAGCACGCCCGCCTGCAACCGCACCGGCCGCCAGCAACGAAACCACCACCAAATTAGTACCATATATAGCAACAAAAGATATATATACAGGCAGGCATGCAAGCATGGCCTACCCCAAATTAACACACAAGAAAATCTATGAAGATTGCAAGAAATGGAATCAAGCATCGCACCATTATCCGACTTGTATGAACTACTTCTGCGGAAGATATTAGTATGTAATGCAGGTATGAATGCGcttgaagaagaagagcaacgaGTGGGGGTACTTATAGCCCTGCAGCCCTGAGTTTGGATAAGTATGAGGAGGCAGTGGCCCATTTGCTTCGATGCCTGCCAACAGATCTCGCGCGTAGGTAAGCAAACAAACGTGAGTTTGGTGCGCGAGAACTGATGGATACACACGTTAATGCGTCATCCCTCCCGCAGTACATCAAGACATATAATCCAAAATGAGATCCTTCCTTCTCCCATGCATGAAACGTGAAACATGTTGTGTAGCAAAGATTACGTCTTCTCCTATATGAAACGTGAAACATGCGGAAACAAGTTACGAGGACTGCGAAGAGAGCCGGTGCATCGTACAGACAACCTTATCTCTTTCCATTGCCTGAGAGGGCGACCTCGAACCTCCACATGCTGCGCATCTCGAGCCTCAAACCTCGACTTCTCCTTGCCGTTTTGCATATGGACATGGCACTTCCGAAAACAATTGAGACTCCGCGTCCCACAGATCGAGATGAGCAGATTATGTCATGCGAGGTAGGATTCGGTAACATGGTTGGATATACTAATTTTACATTACATGAGATATGCATGCATATCCGACCAACTTACTTTCTCACAGTACAGTTTGGATGGGAATTCAACTTCGAAACTTAATCTTCCAAGCTGATCATGTGGCGTCCTTACAATGCGGCGATTAAATATAGACCGAGCaattttctattttctattttttctgagacttatgatataatattttaatggTTGATATTGAAGGTGTATCCTATCAAAACATAGATGAACCCCTACACATatgtataatttattaaaaaatagatattaatGTGTTATGTAACCAATAGCGAGCCGGGAAAAGCTTGTGTACGTACACGGGAGGAGCACAAATTCTTCATCTCATTAACGACTCTTTTCCAACATATTCATTTGAAACATCACATTATCATCATCCTATTCCTATCCCGAAGAATTATCATATATGATGGGGAAGAAGTAAACTTATATCTGATAGAAGATATGAGAGAGGTACACGTGGAATAACATCCTTGCTTCCTTATATCCTCAATCGATCTATGATTTGAGGATAAATCATGAATTTGCGTAACTGATCTGATTACGTGATTTGAGCATTTGATCGACGGAAATCTCTTCCTCAATcacctcaatgaataaaattcatcCCTTTCACAATATATTACTCTATTCTA of the Musa acuminata AAA Group cultivar baxijiao chromosome BXJ2-10, Cavendish_Baxijiao_AAA, whole genome shotgun sequence genome contains:
- the LOC135625698 gene encoding agglutinin-like, producing MVLIWWWFRCWRPVRLQAGVLQQGPWGGNGGKTWNMRQADHISNVKIHYNDAVFAFDFTFTVDGKKKTIHVGGDAPQYKEITLEEDEYFTFISGYFKTMWTTDVFITQLTLETNKGNSVSAGNSIGSHFSLNLEDEGKILGFFGREGSTIDAIEGRMVKVGPWGGNGGNVWDMGQADHITKLRIYYGDNIVGLEITYILNGNSHTYKRGTTTGASKEIILEEDEYFTSISGYFHALSNYQRHAIVMLLTLDTNKGASISVGNKTGSSFALTLEEGSRILGFFGRAGTAIDAIGIHCSLPN